The DNA segment ACCTGGTGCTGATGTTCTTCGTGCTGGCCGCGTTCGGCTGTCTGCTGGTCGACCGCGACTGGGCGAGGCGGCGGCTGGCGGCGGCGCTGCCGGTGGACGAGGAGGGCGTGCTGCGCCCGGACGCGCGGGTCGCGGAGAACCTGCGGCTGGGGTGGCGGCCGTGGCGCATCGCGGCGGGCGTCTCGCTGGGTCTGGCCTTCGGCACGAAGTGGAACGGCCTGTACATCATGGTCGCGTTCGGCCTGATGACGGTGTTGTGGGACGTGGGCGCGCGCCGCACCGCGGGGGCCGTGCGGCCGTATCTCGCGGTGCTGCGGCGCGATGTGCTGCCGGCGTTCGTGTCGGTGGTGCCGGTCGCGATCGCCACGTACCTGGCGTCCTGGACGGGCTGGATCGTCCGCGACTCGCCGGGCCACCGCGGCTACTACCGGGACTGGGCGGCGACGGACGGCACCGGCGGCAGCTGGACCTGGCTGCCGGACTGGCTGCGCAGCCTGTGGCACTACGAGTACCAGGTGTACGAGTTCCATGTGAACCTGACGTCCGGGCACACGTACCAGTCCAATCCGTGGAGCTGGATCATCCTGGGCCGGCCGGTCTCCTACTTCTACGAGGAGCAGAACGGCTGCCCGACGTCCTCGACCGGCAAGTGCGCCCGCGAGGTGCTGGCGATCGGGACGCCGCTGCTGTGGTGGGCGGCCTGTTTCGCGCTGGCGTACGTGCTGTGGCGCTGGTTCTTCCGCCGCGACTGGCGGGCGGGCGCGATCGCCTGCGGGGTGGCCGCGGGCTGGCTGCCGTGGTTCCTGTACCAGGAGCGCACGATCTTCCTGTTCTACGCGGTCGTCTTCGTGCCGTTCCTGTGCCTGGCGGTGGCGATGATGGCCGGGGCGATGCTGGGACCGGCCGCGGAGACGGGGACGCGGTACGAACTCGGCCTGGTGAAGCCCGATCCCACGGGCGAACGGCGGCGGACGCTGGGGGCGGTCGCGGTCGGGGTGCTGGTGCTGCTGATCATCTGGAACTTCATCTACTTCTGGCCGCTTTACACCGGAACCCCCATCCCGGAGGACTCCTGGCGCGACCGGATGTGGCTGGACACCTGGATCTGACCGGAGCGTTCGCGCCAATCGCCTCCGGGCGCATCGCAGTCCGGTAACGACCGGCACCCGTGTCACTACTGTCCCGTAAGGTGCCCCCTACAGCCTTCTTGAACGTGTTCAAGAAAAAAGCTCCGGGGGATGGGGACGGCAGGGAATGCGCAGTGGAGCGAAGGTAGGCATAGTCGGCGGGGTGTTCGCGCTCGTCCTGGGCGGGGTGGGTTACGGGGCGTACAACATCCTGGACGGCCTCGGGGGCAACGGCGGCGGGGACGGTACGAGCACCGCCGCCGACTCCACCGAGGTGCGGACGGGTCCGGTGACCGAGAAGGAGATCGCCGAGACCTCGAAGAAGTTCCTGGCCGCCTGGGCGAAGGGCGACGCCGCGACGGCGGCGGCCCTCACCAACAACAAGGGCGACGCCGAGCCCGCGCTGGCCGGGTTCAGCGAGAAGGCCCATGTCACCGAGGCCGTGATCACGCCCGGCCCGGCGACCGGTTCGACGGTCCCGTACACGGTGAAGGCGACCGTCTCGTACGAGGGCGCCTCCAAGCCGTTGTCGTACGCCTCGAAACTGACCGTCGTACGCGGGCTGACGACCGGGCGCGCGCTGGTGGACTGGGAGCCGTCCGTCATCCACCCGGAGCTGGACAAGGGCGAGTCGCTGCAGACGGGCGAGTCGTCCACCGCGTCGATCGAGGCGGTGGACCGCAACGGCCAGGTGCTCACCGTGGAGAAGTACCCGTCGCTGGGCGGCATCCTGGGCGAGCTGCGCAAGAAGTACGGCGAGAAGGCCGGCGGCACGACGGGCATCGAGACCTGGATCAGCGGCGCGAACGCGGACGGCGTGAACCAGACGCTGCTCACCCTGGTGAAGGGCAAGCCGGGCCGGGTGCAGACGACGCTCGACGCGAAGATCCAGGCGGCGGCCGAGCGGGGCGTGAAGAAGTACGAGAAGGCGTCGGTGGCCGCCGTCGAGCCCTCCACGGGCGCGATCCGGGCCATCGCGAACAATCCCTCGACCGGCTTCGAGCCGGCCCGCAGCGGTGCGGTGGCCCCCGGCTCGACGATGAAGATCATCACCGCCGCGATGATCATCCAGAACGGCCTCGGCAGTGCGAACAGCGCCGTGCAGTGCCCGCCGGACGTGCAGTGGGAGGGCGTCACCTTCCACAACCTGGACAACTTCTCGATCCCGAACGCGACGCTGAAGCGGGCCTTCGCCAAGTCCTGCAACACCACCTTCATCAAGCCGGTGGCGCCCCTGAAGGACAAGCGCGACACCGCGCTGAAGCTGGAGGCCGAGCGGTACTTCGGGATCGGGCTCAACTGGCAGACGGGCATCGTCACGGTCGACGGCAAGGTCCCGGAGTCCTCCGGCGCCGAGACCGCCGCCTCGTACATCGGTCAGGGCAAGATCCAGATGAACCCGCTCAACATGGCGTCGGTCACCGCCACCGCGGTCAACGGCCGCTTCCTGCAGCCGTTCATCGTCCCGCGGTCCCTGGACAACCGGACCTTCGCCACCGCGACCCCGCTGCCGCCCGGCGTCTCCGCCCAGCTCAAGGAGATGCTCCGCTACACCGCGACCAGCCCCGAGGGCACCGCGACCCAGGCCATGGCCAACGTGGGCGGCGACAAGGGCGCCAAGACCGGCTCGGCGGAGATCGACGGCCACGCCACGTCCGACAGCTGGTTCACCGGCTTCAGCAACGACCTGGCGGCCGCCGCACTGGTCCGGTCCGGCGGCCACGGCGGCGACGCGGCGGGCCCGGTCGTCGCGGAGGTCCTGCGCGCGGGCCCGTGAGGTCGGTTCAGTAGGCGACCGTGAAGTGCCGTTCGCCGTACGGCACTTCCAGCTCGTCCAGGACCGCGGCCGCCAGGTCCTCCGCCGAGATGCGGGAGGTGCCGTCCGGCGCGGTCAGGAGCGTGGTGGTGCCCCGGCGGTAGCTGCCCGTGCGGGAGCCCGGCTCCAGGACGGCGGGCGGGCTGAGGTAGATCCAGTCGGCCGAGTGGGCCCGGCAGGCGGCGAGTTGGGCGGTGCTGGCGTCGGCGACCGTGCGCCACCGCGCCGGTACGTAGGCCGGGTCGTCCCGCACGAGCCGGCCGGGGTGTCCGGGGACCTCCAGCGGGCCCGACCCGCCGATCACCAGGACGCGCGTCCCGGCCGCTGCCGCCGCGTCGAGCAGCGCCGTCGTGGTCGCGGCGATCGTGTGCTCCCGGCCCGCCGGCGGCCGGGTGGCGGCCACCACCGCGTCGGCGCCCGCGAACAGGGCGGCCATCGCGGCGGTGTCGTTCGCGTCACCCGCCACCGGGGTGACGCCGGGCGGCAGGGCCTCGGGCCGGGTGCTGCGGTAGACCGCGAGGGGCGTGTGGCCCCGGCTCACGGCTTCGGCGACGACGCGGGAGCCGGCCATGCCTGCGGCTCCGAGAACGGCGATCCTCATGGGTGGGTCCTTTCGGGTGCGGATGCGGGTGCGGGTGCGGGTTGGTGTGCCGGTGCGGGTTCGTGTGCCGGTGCGGGTTCGGGTTCGTGTGCCGGTGCGGGTTCGTGCACCGGTGCGGGGGCGGACGTGGTGGCCGTTGGGGTACGCGCCGAGCGGCCCGGCAACTGGCCCCCGACGATGGAGGCCAGGGCGAGCGCGAAGCCCAGCAGCTGGACCGGGCCGAGCGTCTGGCCGAGGACGAGCACGCCCAGTCCGGCCGCGACCAGCGGGGAGAGCAGACCGAGGACGGCGACCGAGGTGACCGGCAGCTTGGCGATGCCCTGGAACCACAGGGCGTACGTGAGCAGCCCGCCGATCAGGCCCAGCCAGAGGTAGCCGAGCGCGGCCCGGCCGTCGATCGCGGGCGGCGCGCCCTCGGCGAGGAAGGTGACCGGGGCGAGGAAGAGGCCCCCTGCGGTGAGCTGCCAGCCCGTGAAGGCGAGCGGACCCACGCCTTCGGGCCGCCCCCACCGCTTGGTGAGCGTCACGCCGAGCCCCATCGTTATCGCTCCGGCGAGCCCCGCCGCCACCCCGGCCGCGTCCAGCGACGCGGCGGGCCCGATGACGACCAGGCCGACGCCGGCCACCCCCGTGACGCCCCACACCAGGGGCCGGGCGGACAGCGGCCGGCCCAGTACGGCCACCGCGAGAACGGCGACGACGAGGGGCTGCGCGGCGCCCAGGGTCGCGGCGACCCCGCCCGGCAGCCGCTCCGCCGCGATGAACAGCAGCGGCAGGAAGAGCCCGATGTTGAGGACCCCCAGCACCGCCGCCTTCCCCCACCAGGCGCCGCGCGGCAGCGTGCGGGTCAGGACGAGGGCGATCAGCCCGGCGGGCAGGGCGCGCAGCAGACCGGCGAACAGCGGGTGCCCGGCCGGCAGGAACTCCGTGGTGACGATGTAGGTCGTGCCCCACACCGCCGGTGCGAACGCGGTCAGGGCGGTCCGGGGCAGGTTCCCGGCGGCTCCTCGCATGGGTCGGCTTGTCATGTCTCGAAGTCTCGGCCCGCGCCCATTGATGAGTCCAACACATGTCTGTCAGTTCATTGATCTCGATTCGCGATGAGTGGACGATGTGCCCATGGAACTCCAGCAGCTGCGTTACGTGATCGCCGTGGCCGAAACCAATAGCTTCACGCGGGCCGCCGAGCGGTGCCTGGTGGTGCAGTCGGCGCTCAGTCACCAGATCGCCCGGCTGGAGCGGGAACTGGGCGGTCGTCTCTTCGAGCGGACCACCCGCCGGGTGCGGCTGACCCCGGCGGGCGAGGCGTTCCTGCCGGCCGCCCGGCAGTGCGTGGAGGCCGCAGAACGCGCCGCCGCCGAGGTCGCGGCGGCCGTGGGCGAGGTGCGCGGCCGGCTGGCGGTCGGCCTGATTCCGACGGTGACCGCCGTCGACATCCCGGCCGCGCTGCGGGACTTCCGCCGCCGCCATCCCCAGGTGCGGGTCAGTCTGCGCGTCGGGGCCAGCGACGAGCTGGCCGAGCAGGTGCGCGAGGGCACGCTCGACGTGGCGTTCCTCGGGCTGCCGGCCACGGCCCGCCCCAGCGGCGTCGGCCGCCACGAGCTGTCCCGGGAACGGCTCGTCGCCGTGGTCGCCCCGGACCACGCGCTGGCCGGGGCGCCCTCCGTCGACCTGCGCCGGCTGTCCCGCGAGGTCTTCGCGGACTTCCCGGCCGGTACGGCGGGCCGCGCGCAGACGGACCAGGCGTTCACGGCGGCGGGCCTGACCCGTGACGTCGCGTTCGAGGTCACCACCGCCGACTACATCGCCAGCCTCGTCGGCCCCGGCCTGGCGGTGGCGATGCTGCCGCCCGCGTACGCGGCGCGACTCCCCGGCGTGGTGGCGGTCGAGGTGTCCGACGCGCCGGTGCGCGTCCAGCACGTCATCTGGAGCCGGTCGGGCCGGACGCCCGCCGCGACGGCGTTCCTGACGGTGCTGGGCGCGCCCGTACCGAAGGCGGACGGACGGTAGCCGGGCGCCGCCCGGAGGGCGGGCCCGGAC comes from the Streptomyces sp. NBC_00525 genome and includes:
- a CDS encoding dolichyl-phosphate-mannose--protein mannosyltransferase, which codes for MTSTAPDARQGEDAGEQHGTEPTSWERRLRRFGHSPRPGIGLRERLVPPYTRPGKQLWAVLGVPPGLAERLVRWSAWGGPLLVAAVAGVLRFWKLGSPHAVIFDETYYAKDSWALVNQGYEGAWPKDVDRLILNDPSQVPVPTDPGYVVHPPVGKWIIGLGEQMFGFTPFGWRFMVALLGTVSVLMLCRIGRRLFRSTFLGCLAGTLLAVDGLHFVMSRTALLDLVLMFFVLAAFGCLLVDRDWARRRLAAALPVDEEGVLRPDARVAENLRLGWRPWRIAAGVSLGLAFGTKWNGLYIMVAFGLMTVLWDVGARRTAGAVRPYLAVLRRDVLPAFVSVVPVAIATYLASWTGWIVRDSPGHRGYYRDWAATDGTGGSWTWLPDWLRSLWHYEYQVYEFHVNLTSGHTYQSNPWSWIILGRPVSYFYEEQNGCPTSSTGKCAREVLAIGTPLLWWAACFALAYVLWRWFFRRDWRAGAIACGVAAGWLPWFLYQERTIFLFYAVVFVPFLCLAVAMMAGAMLGPAAETGTRYELGLVKPDPTGERRRTLGAVAVGVLVLLIIWNFIYFWPLYTGTPIPEDSWRDRMWLDTWI
- a CDS encoding penicillin-binding transpeptidase domain-containing protein is translated as MRSGAKVGIVGGVFALVLGGVGYGAYNILDGLGGNGGGDGTSTAADSTEVRTGPVTEKEIAETSKKFLAAWAKGDAATAAALTNNKGDAEPALAGFSEKAHVTEAVITPGPATGSTVPYTVKATVSYEGASKPLSYASKLTVVRGLTTGRALVDWEPSVIHPELDKGESLQTGESSTASIEAVDRNGQVLTVEKYPSLGGILGELRKKYGEKAGGTTGIETWISGANADGVNQTLLTLVKGKPGRVQTTLDAKIQAAAERGVKKYEKASVAAVEPSTGAIRAIANNPSTGFEPARSGAVAPGSTMKIITAAMIIQNGLGSANSAVQCPPDVQWEGVTFHNLDNFSIPNATLKRAFAKSCNTTFIKPVAPLKDKRDTALKLEAERYFGIGLNWQTGIVTVDGKVPESSGAETAASYIGQGKIQMNPLNMASVTATAVNGRFLQPFIVPRSLDNRTFATATPLPPGVSAQLKEMLRYTATSPEGTATQAMANVGGDKGAKTGSAEIDGHATSDSWFTGFSNDLAAAALVRSGGHGGDAAGPVVAEVLRAGP
- a CDS encoding NAD(P)-dependent oxidoreductase, with protein sequence MRIAVLGAAGMAGSRVVAEAVSRGHTPLAVYRSTRPEALPPGVTPVAGDANDTAAMAALFAGADAVVAATRPPAGREHTIAATTTALLDAAAAAGTRVLVIGGSGPLEVPGHPGRLVRDDPAYVPARWRTVADASTAQLAACRAHSADWIYLSPPAVLEPGSRTGSYRRGTTTLLTAPDGTSRISAEDLAAAVLDELEVPYGERHFTVAY
- a CDS encoding EamA family transporter codes for the protein MTSRPMRGAAGNLPRTALTAFAPAVWGTTYIVTTEFLPAGHPLFAGLLRALPAGLIALVLTRTLPRGAWWGKAAVLGVLNIGLFLPLLFIAAERLPGGVAATLGAAQPLVVAVLAVAVLGRPLSARPLVWGVTGVAGVGLVVIGPAASLDAAGVAAGLAGAITMGLGVTLTKRWGRPEGVGPLAFTGWQLTAGGLFLAPVTFLAEGAPPAIDGRAALGYLWLGLIGGLLTYALWFQGIAKLPVTSVAVLGLLSPLVAAGLGVLVLGQTLGPVQLLGFALALASIVGGQLPGRSARTPTATTSAPAPVHEPAPAHEPEPAPAHEPAPAHQPAPAPASAPERTHP
- a CDS encoding LysR family transcriptional regulator; this translates as MELQQLRYVIAVAETNSFTRAAERCLVVQSALSHQIARLERELGGRLFERTTRRVRLTPAGEAFLPAARQCVEAAERAAAEVAAAVGEVRGRLAVGLIPTVTAVDIPAALRDFRRRHPQVRVSLRVGASDELAEQVREGTLDVAFLGLPATARPSGVGRHELSRERLVAVVAPDHALAGAPSVDLRRLSREVFADFPAGTAGRAQTDQAFTAAGLTRDVAFEVTTADYIASLVGPGLAVAMLPPAYAARLPGVVAVEVSDAPVRVQHVIWSRSGRTPAATAFLTVLGAPVPKADGR